A genome region from Primulina eburnea isolate SZY01 chromosome 9, ASM2296580v1, whole genome shotgun sequence includes the following:
- the LOC140842100 gene encoding spermine synthase-like, which translates to MAAIEFLKQTPEGKYDAIIVDSSDPVGPAQELVEKPFFKNIGRALRPGGVLCNMAESMWLHTHLIDDIVYICREIFKGSVHYAWVSVPTYPSGVIGFLLCSTEGPPVDFVHPTNPIEKLQSALQVRRELKFYNTEVIS; encoded by the exons ATGGCAGCTATTGAATTTTTAAAGCAAACACCTGAAGGGAAATATGATGCAATTATCGTTGATTCATCCGACCCTGTGG GTCCTGCTCAGGAGCTGGTGGAGAAACCATTTTTCAAGAACATTGGTCGAGCATTAAGGCCTGGCGGTGTACTATGTAACATGGCGGAGAGTATGTGGCTCCATACACATCTTATCGACGACATTGTTTATATTTGTCGCGAAATATTCAAGGGTTCTGTCCACTATGCGTGGGTCAGTGTTCCTACATATCCAAG TGGAGTTATAGGGTTTCTTTTATGCTCTACGGAAGGGCCACCTGTCGATTTCGTTCACCCTACTAACCCTATCGAGAAGCTGCAGAGCGCTCTCCAGGTTAGAAGAGAACTCAAGTTTTACAACACAGAGGTTATCTCCTAA
- the LOC140841000 gene encoding receptor-like protein EIX2 has translation MERLLLLTNLLVVILRSTTVNGQTKVTCSSNDRKALLDFKNGLNDSQNTLSSWRGLDCCDWRGIGCDNITGGVITIDLHNPFPFSNARYGFLNLSGEIRPSLMQLTFLKRLDLSFNTFGGIPIPQFIGSLTNLQYLNLSNAGFSGKLPQNLGNLSNLKYLDVSISGFPGLSVDSFEWVSNLVSLKYLGMENVDLSRADSNWLEILNTLPHLTEMHLSNCGFSRSLSSLKSPNFTSLVVMDLSFNSFNSKFPDWLVNISSLVYIDLSYCTLRGRIPLGLGELPYLQFLGLESNGNLSASVFSFFNGSWKSIEFFKLASNKLHGKLPSSMGNMAFLAHFDLSDNYVEGGIPSTIGSLCRLTYFDISGNEMTGSLPDLLEETKICGADVTLPSLVILRLTNNKLTSRLPNWLGQIKNLEELSLSLNFFFGPLPESLGSLQHLTHLNLAWNKLNGTLPESFGELSELSVLDISSNYMTGIVSESHFSNLTKLKVLMMSSNSFILNVSSDWIPPFQIRNLDMGSCRLGPPFPGWLKSQNEIMFLDISNASISGSIPDWFWDLSANLSLLNISYNQLQGQLPSSFKVIPFADVDLSSNLFEGPIPLPQVPIELFDLSSNRFRGLIPNNISGVMPDLIFLSFSNNQLTGQLPEDIGNMASLSVIDLSRNSLMGTIPSSIGNCSYLKVLDLGNNNLSGTIPDSLGQLNQLQSLHMGDNLISGKLPSSLKNLSRLETLDLKENTIKGDLPTWLGESFSSLRILSLRSNAFSGKMIIEFSNLSSLQILDLAENNLTGRIPTRFSDLKAMAQEQMTNRYLLYGKYRGLYYEESLFVNLKNQFLKFTKTLSLVTAIDLSGNNLSGDFPVGLTTLRNLVVLNLSGNHITGKIPENISMFRQLASLDLSSNDLFGVIPPSMASLSFLSYLNLSNNNLSGKIPYTGQMLTFDAHSFEGNRGLCGTPLVKCPDEDKSSLGNDVIYDSNNKFIDQWFYLSIGLGFAAGILVPYLVLMIRKPWSDKYFDLVDKIVSKFLFARRRP, from the coding sequence ATGGAGAGACTTCTTCTACTCACTAATCTTCTTGTTGTCATTCTCAGATCAACAACCGTTAACGGTCAAACAAAAGTGACATGCAGCTCCAATGATCGAAAAGCACTTCTAGATTTCAAGAATGGTCTGAACGATTCCCAGAACACGCTTTCGTCTTGGCGTGGCCTCGACTGCTGTGACTGGAGGGGTATTGGTTGCGATAACATCACCGGTGGTGTTATTACTATTGATCTTCACAACCCTTTTCCATTTAGCAATGCCAGGTATGGATTCTTGAATTTGAGTGGAGAAATTAGGCCTTCACTGATGCAGCTGACATTCTTGAAGcgtttggacttgagtttcaaCACGTTTGGAGGAATACCAATTCCTCAATTCATCGGTTCTTTAACGAATTTACAGTATCTCAATCTGTCAAATGCTGGATTCAGTGGTAAGTTGCCTCAAAATCTTGGAAATCTGTCTAATTTGAAATATCTGGATGTGTCTATTTCAGGATTTCCAGGACTAAGTGTTGACAGTTTTGAATGGGTATCTAATCTtgtttctttgaaatatcttgGAATGGAAAATGTTGACCTTTCACGGGCAGATTCAAACTGGTTGGAAATTCTCAACACGCTGCCTCATTTGACAGAAATGCATCTTTCAAACTGTGGCTTCTCTAGGTCGCTTTCCTCCTTAAAGTCACCCAATTTTACTTCACTTGTTGTGATGGACCTCAGTTTTAACAGCTTCAACTCAAAGTTCCCCGATTGGCTTGTCAATATCAGTAGCCTTGTGTATATTGATTTGAGCTACTGTACGCTCAGAGGAAGGATTCCTCTTGGTCTCGGAGAGTTGCCCTATCTACAATTCTTGGGACTTGAGTCTAATGGTAATCTAAGCGCCAGTGTGTTTTCCTTTTTCAATGGAAGCTGGAAAAGCATAGAGTTCTTTAAATTAGCTTCCAATAAATTACATGGTAAACTCCCTTCAAGTATGGGAAATATGGCATTCCTTGCTCATTTCGACCTGTCTGATAATTACGTAGAAGGCGGGATACCAAGCACAATTGGCTCACTCTGTCGGTTGACATATTTTGACATTTCTGGTAATGAAATGACTGGAAGTTTACCAGATTTACTCGAAGAGACTAAAATTTGTGGTGCTGATGTTACTCTACCTAGCTTAGTGATCTTGAGATTGACCAACAATAAACTAACCTCAAGATTGCCAAATTGGTTGGGACAAATCAAGAATCTCGAGGAGTTGTCGTTGAGTCTCAATTTCTTTTTTGGCCCTTTACCGGAGTCTTTAGGATCACTCCAGCATTTGACTCATTTGAACTTGGCTTGGAATAAACTGAACGGAACTCTGCCCGAGAGCTTTGGCGAGCTCTCTGAGTTGTCTGTTCTTGATATTTCTTCCAATTATATGACAGGCATTGTATCTGAGTCTCATTTCTCCAACCTTACTAAGCTAAAGGTCTTAATGATGTCTTCCAATTCTTTCATCTTGAATGTCAGTTCTGATTGGATCCCTCCATTTCAAATACGTAATCTTGACATGGGTTCGTGTCGATTAGGTCCTCCATTTCCAGGGTGGCTCAAATCTCAAAATGAGATCATGTTTCTTGATATCTCTAACGCAAGCATATCGGGTTCTATTCCTGACTGGTTTTGggatctttcagcaaatctttcTTTGTTAAACATCTCGTATAATCAGTTACAAGGTCAACTGCCAAGTTCTTTTAAGGTAATTCCATTTGCAGATGTTGATCTTAGCTCTAACCTGTTTGAAGGACCCATTCCCCTCCCTCAAGTTCCGATCGAGCTGTTTGATCTCTCGAGCAACAGATTCCGAGGCCTGATTCCGAATAATATCAGTGGTGTAATGCCAGATTTAATCTTTCTTTCCTTTTCAAACAACCAGCTCACAGGACAGCTTCCAGAGGATATAGGAAATATGGCTTCACTTTCTGTGATAGATCTTTCAAGAAATAGTCTAATGGGAACAATACCTTCAAGCATAGGCAATTGTTCTTATTTGAAAGTGTTGGACCTAGGAAATAATAATTTGTCTGGTACAATTCCAGATTCTTTAGGACAATTGAATCAGCTTCAATCACTACATATGGGCGACAACTTAATCTCAGGCAAACTGCCCTCTTCtttgaaaaatttatcaagATTGGAGACTCTGGACCTCAAAGAAAATACAATAAAAGGCGATCTTCCAACATGGCTTGGTGAAAGTTTTAGCAGTCTAAGAATCCTTAGCTTGAGGTCAAACGCATTTTCAGGCAAAATGATAATCGAGTTTTCAAACTTAAGTTCACTCCAAATCTTGGATCTTGCAGAAAACAACTTGACAGGGAGAATCCCAACACGTTTCTCAGACTTAAAGGCCATGGCACAGGAGCAAATGACGAACCGATACCTTTTATATGGAAAATATAGAGGCTTATACTATGAAGAAAGTTTGTTTGTGAATTTGAAGAATCAATTTCTGAAGTTCACCAAAACTCTGTCTCTAGTGACGGCCATAGACTTATCAGGAAACAACTTATCTGGAGATTTTCCTGTTGGATTAACAACACTGCGAAATCTAGTTGTCTTGAATTTGTCAGGAAATCACATAACTGGAAAAATCCCAGAAAACATTTCAATGTTTCGTCAACTGGCGTCTCTAGATTTATCAAGCAATGATCTCTTCGGTGTCATTCCTCCTAGCATGGCTTCATTATCATTCTTGAGTTACCTTAATCTATCGAACAATAATTTATCTGGTAAGATACCTTATACAGGGCAGATGTTGACATTTGACGCGCACTCTTTTGAGGGAAACCGTGGCCTTTGTGGAACTCCACTTGTGAAGTGCCCTGACGAAGACAAGTCCAGCCTAGGGAATGATGTTATTTATGACAGCAACAACAAATTCATTGATCAGTGGTTTTACCTCAGTATTGGCTTAGGATTTGCAGCTGGCATCCTTGTTCCTTACCTTGTGTTAATGATCAGAAAACCATGGAGTGATAAGTACTTTGATTTGGTTGACAAAATTGTGAGTAAATTTTTGTTTGCTAGAAGAAGGCCATAG